From a region of the Flavobacterium sediminilitoris genome:
- a CDS encoding ABC transporter permease translates to MNTLFLIIKREFIAKVRNKSFIVMTFLSPLLFVGIAVLVGYLSTMNKDKATEIAIHDEAGYLKNNFKNDKNTHYTDLSSMSFAAAKDTALNSYEGLLYIPKVDSLEILKDKVEYISESSASLDFIGDVEKVVDSVLTSNNFKKLGLDESKIENAKANSTLKLSKFSGEESLKGLNEIKVFIGGLMGYLIMMFIIVYGNFVMRSVIEEKTNRIIEIIISSVKPFQLMMGKIIGNSFAGILQFAIWLVVGLILMFVAQNIFGLQMSSTASVSPEMIETAQQSVGMAKVQMYFNEILNLPLLLMLVCFILYFIGGYFLYSSLYAAIGAAVDSETDSQQFLLPIILPLILGVYIGFFTVINDPHGTVATIFSIIPFTSPIVMLMRVPFLGPEHYWQLILSIIILFATFVFVVWFAAKIYRVGILMYGKKPTWKELFKWLKY, encoded by the coding sequence ATGAATACATTATTTTTAATTATAAAAAGAGAATTTATAGCAAAGGTTCGTAATAAATCGTTCATAGTAATGACCTTTTTAAGTCCATTATTATTTGTCGGAATTGCAGTTCTAGTAGGATATTTGTCAACAATGAATAAAGATAAAGCTACAGAAATAGCAATTCATGACGAAGCAGGCTATTTAAAAAATAACTTTAAAAACGATAAAAACACACATTATACAGACTTATCATCTATGTCTTTTGCAGCAGCAAAAGATACTGCTTTAAATAGTTATGAAGGTTTATTATATATTCCAAAAGTAGATTCATTAGAAATTCTAAAAGATAAAGTAGAATATATCTCAGAAAGTAGCGCAAGTTTAGACTTTATCGGAGATGTAGAAAAAGTAGTTGATTCAGTTTTAACATCAAATAATTTTAAAAAATTAGGGCTAGATGAAAGTAAAATAGAAAATGCTAAAGCGAACTCTACATTAAAACTGTCTAAATTTTCTGGTGAAGAAAGCTTAAAGGGATTAAACGAAATAAAAGTTTTTATAGGTGGATTAATGGGATATTTAATCATGATGTTCATCATCGTTTATGGAAACTTTGTAATGAGAAGTGTTATTGAAGAAAAAACGAATCGTATTATTGAAATTATCATTTCCTCAGTTAAACCATTCCAACTAATGATGGGTAAAATTATAGGAAACTCTTTTGCAGGAATATTACAATTTGCAATTTGGCTAGTTGTTGGTTTAATCTTAATGTTTGTGGCTCAAAATATATTTGGTTTACAAATGAGTTCTACAGCATCAGTTTCACCAGAAATGATAGAAACAGCTCAGCAAAGCGTAGGAATGGCAAAAGTTCAAATGTATTTCAATGAAATTCTAAACCTACCATTATTATTAATGTTAGTTTGTTTTATTTTATATTTCATAGGAGGATACTTTTTATATAGCTCATTATATGCAGCAATTGGAGCAGCAGTAGACTCTGAAACCGATTCGCAACAATTCTTATTGCCTATTATTTTACCATTAATTTTAGGGGTTTATATAGGCTTTTTTACCGTTATAAACGATCCACATGGAACAGTTGCAACAATATTTTCAATAATTCCATTTACATCACCTATTGTTATGTTAATGAGAGTTCCATTTTTAGGACCTGAGCATTATTGGCAATTAATTTTATCTATAATTATTTTATTTGCTACTTTTGTTTTTGTAGTTTGGTTTGCCGCAAAAATTTATAGAGTTGGTATTTTAATGTATGGGAAAAAACCAACGTGGAAAGAATTATTTAAATGGCTTAAGTATTAA
- a CDS encoding ABC transporter ATP-binding protein, which translates to MSNILEVNNVIKQYGDYTALNNVSLAIPTGSIYGLLGPNGAGKTTLIRIINQITMPDSGIVLLDGEKLKPEHVQYIGYLPEERGLYKSMKVGEQCLYLAQLKGLSNQEAKKQLKYWFEKLEIQDWWNKKIQELSKGMAQKIQFVVTVLHKPKLLILDEPFSGFDPVNANLIKDEIIELNKQGTSVIFSTHRMESVEEMCNYIALIHKSNKLIEGKLTDVKQKYRSNTFQIGILTDNVESLMYQLTQKFKISQTDFKSLNNDLKLEVQLGNYSSNELLSILTSFGQVTHFVEKIPSVNDIFIQTVSE; encoded by the coding sequence ATGAGTAATATTCTTGAAGTTAATAATGTAATCAAACAATATGGAGATTACACAGCTTTGAATAATGTATCCTTAGCCATTCCAACAGGTAGTATTTATGGATTATTAGGTCCTAATGGAGCAGGAAAAACAACATTAATTAGAATTATCAATCAAATAACAATGCCCGATTCTGGAATTGTTTTACTAGATGGTGAAAAATTAAAACCAGAACATGTACAATATATAGGTTATCTTCCAGAAGAAAGAGGATTATATAAAAGCATGAAAGTAGGAGAACAATGTTTGTATTTAGCACAATTAAAAGGCTTGTCAAATCAAGAAGCTAAAAAACAATTAAAATATTGGTTTGAAAAACTAGAAATTCAAGACTGGTGGAATAAAAAAATTCAAGAATTATCAAAAGGAATGGCTCAAAAAATACAGTTTGTTGTAACAGTATTACATAAGCCAAAATTATTAATATTAGACGAACCTTTCTCTGGTTTTGATCCTGTTAATGCAAACCTTATAAAAGACGAAATCATTGAATTAAATAAGCAAGGAACTTCCGTTATATTCTCAACTCATAGAATGGAGAGCGTTGAAGAAATGTGTAATTATATTGCATTAATTCATAAATCGAATAAACTAATTGAAGGAAAGCTTACCGATGTAAAGCAGAAATATAGAAGTAACACATTTCAAATAGGAATTTTGACAGATAATGTAGAAAGCTTAATGTATCAATTAACACAAAAATTTAAAATTAGTCAAACCGATTTCAAATCATTAAATAACGATTTAAAATTAGAAGTACAATTAGGAAACTATTCATCAAATGAATTACTTTCTATTCTAACAAGTTTTGGTCAGGTAACCCATTTTGTAGAAAAAATACCAAGTGTAAACGATATATTTATTCAAACAGTTAGCGAATAA
- the dnaJ gene encoding molecular chaperone DnaJ — MKKDFYEILGISKGASAEEIKKAYRKKAIQYHPDKNPGDKEAEENFKLAAEAYEVLSDADKKARYDQYGHAAFDGAGGFGGGGHMNMDDIFSQFGDIFGSAFGGGGFSGFGGGFNGGGQRRVKGSNLRIKVKLTLEEIVNGVEKKIKVKRKIQAKGVSYRTCSTCNGSGQIMRVTNTILGRMQTATTCNTCGGSGQILDHKPAGADAYGMIMEDDTVSIKIPAGVVDGMQLKVSNKGNEAPGSNSIPGDLIVAIEELEHEFLKREGENLHYDLYVSFPEAALGVSKEIEAVGGKVRIKLEEGIQSGKILRLKGKGIPSLNGYGNGDLLVHVNVWTPKTLNKEQKSFFEKMINDENFIPSPEKSEKSFFEKVKDMFS; from the coding sequence ATGAAAAAAGATTTTTACGAAATATTAGGTATTAGCAAAGGAGCTTCTGCTGAAGAAATTAAAAAAGCGTATAGAAAGAAAGCAATTCAATATCATCCAGATAAAAATCCTGGTGATAAAGAAGCAGAAGAAAATTTCAAATTAGCTGCTGAAGCTTATGAAGTTCTAAGTGATGCTGACAAAAAAGCACGTTACGATCAATATGGTCATGCTGCATTTGATGGAGCAGGCGGATTTGGCGGTGGCGGTCACATGAATATGGATGATATCTTTAGTCAATTTGGAGATATTTTTGGTAGTGCTTTTGGTGGAGGTGGTTTTTCTGGTTTCGGCGGTGGTTTTAATGGAGGAGGACAAAGAAGAGTAAAAGGAAGTAACCTTCGCATAAAAGTAAAGCTAACACTTGAAGAAATTGTAAATGGAGTTGAAAAGAAGATAAAAGTAAAAAGAAAAATTCAAGCTAAAGGAGTATCATATAGAACATGTTCTACATGTAATGGTAGCGGACAAATAATGAGAGTGACCAATACTATTTTAGGTAGAATGCAAACAGCAACAACCTGTAATACTTGTGGAGGTTCTGGACAAATTTTAGATCATAAGCCTGCTGGAGCAGATGCATATGGAATGATAATGGAAGATGATACTGTTTCAATCAAAATTCCTGCTGGAGTTGTAGATGGAATGCAATTAAAAGTATCAAATAAAGGAAATGAAGCACCAGGAAGTAATAGTATTCCAGGAGATTTAATTGTAGCTATTGAAGAATTAGAACATGAATTTTTAAAACGAGAAGGAGAAAATCTTCATTATGATTTATATGTAAGTTTTCCAGAAGCAGCATTAGGTGTTTCTAAAGAAATAGAAGCAGTAGGAGGAAAAGTAAGAATTAAACTTGAAGAAGGAATTCAATCAGGTAAAATTTTACGTTTGAAAGGAAAGGGAATACCAAGTTTAAATGGATATGGAAATGGAGACTTATTAGTTCATGTTAATGTTTGGACACCTAAAACATTAAATAAAGAACAAAAAAGCTTTTTTGAAAAAATGATAAATGATGAAAACTTTATTCCTTCACCAGAAAAATCAGAAAAATCTTTTTTTGAAAAAGTAAAAGATATGTTTTCATAA
- a CDS encoding nucleotide exchange factor GrpE, with amino-acid sequence MNQESTESIEEKENIQEENVSENQQPEISVEEQLQDELAKEKDKFLRLFAEFENYKKRTSKERIDLFKTANQEVLQAMLPVLDDFDRAWSQISKSEDEALVKGIQLIQEKLKSTLVSKGLEEVEVKTGDAFDADFAEAITQIPAPSEDLKGKIVDVIEKGYKLGDKIIRFPKVVIGN; translated from the coding sequence ATGAATCAAGAAAGTACTGAAAGCATCGAAGAAAAAGAAAATATTCAAGAGGAAAATGTTTCAGAAAATCAACAACCAGAGATATCGGTTGAAGAGCAGCTTCAAGACGAATTAGCAAAAGAAAAAGATAAATTCTTGCGTTTATTTGCAGAGTTCGAAAATTATAAAAAAAGAACATCAAAAGAGCGTATTGATTTATTTAAAACCGCAAATCAAGAAGTTCTTCAAGCAATGTTGCCTGTTTTAGATGATTTTGATAGAGCTTGGAGTCAAATCTCAAAGTCTGAAGATGAAGCATTAGTAAAAGGAATACAACTAATTCAAGAGAAATTAAAATCAACATTAGTATCAAAAGGACTTGAAGAAGTTGAAGTGAAAACAGGAGATGCTTTTGATGCAGATTTTGCAGAAGCAATTACACAAATTCCAGCACCTTCTGAAGATTTGAAAGGGAAAATTGTAGATGTAATTGAAAAAGGATATAAGTTAGGAGATAAAATTATACGTTTCCCTAAAGTTGTTATTGGCAATTAA
- a CDS encoding YceI family protein, with amino-acid sequence MKKNILSLALITIISLTGCKKETTTEETVTPEPTVETVDAITFNIDNASSSVAWIGSKPTGKHNGTITVKEGNFDVTDGKVSGGTFVMDMNSITVTDLEGDDKLNLETHLKGTGDKEAEDHFFNTAKFPTSTFKINSITETDGVSTVNGTLTMKDISKEVSFPAKISITDSEVSLVSEPFKINRTLWGVNYASKSIFDDLKDKFVDDEIELTVTAKATK; translated from the coding sequence ATGAAGAAAAACATTTTAAGCTTAGCGTTAATTACTATTATTAGTTTAACTGGTTGTAAAAAAGAAACTACAACAGAAGAAACTGTAACTCCTGAACCTACTGTTGAAACTGTAGACGCTATTACATTTAACATAGATAATGCATCATCAAGCGTTGCATGGATAGGATCTAAACCAACTGGAAAACACAACGGTACAATTACTGTTAAAGAGGGTAATTTTGATGTAACTGATGGAAAAGTTTCAGGAGGTACATTTGTAATGGATATGAATTCAATTACGGTTACTGACTTAGAAGGTGATGATAAATTAAATTTAGAAACTCACTTAAAAGGAACTGGTGACAAAGAAGCAGAAGATCATTTTTTTAATACTGCAAAATTCCCAACAAGTACTTTTAAAATAAATTCTATTACTGAAACTGATGGTGTTTCTACAGTTAATGGTACTTTAACAATGAAAGACATTTCGAAAGAAGTTAGTTTTCCTGCAAAAATTTCAATCACTGATTCTGAAGTTTCATTAGTATCTGAGCCTTTTAAAATTAACAGAACACTTTGGGGAGTTAACTATGCTTCAAAATCAATTTTCGATGATTTAAAAGATAAATTTGTTGATGATGAGATTGAATTAACTGTAACTGCAAAAGCTACTAAATAA
- a CDS encoding TIGR01777 family oxidoreductase: protein MKVLITGATGLIGNELVKLLLQNGVTVHYLSTSKSKLITQSNYKGYYWNPKSGQINTNAFDDVEVIIHLAGASVSKRWTLSYKEEIINSRVLSTRLLFQALSKNQNQVQHIISASAIGIYPSSLTNVYQEDNKQVDNSFLGEVVAKWENEVSVFERLGIKVSKVRIGLVLAQNGGALKEMLRPIKLGLGSAFGNGNQYQSWIHINDLTQIFYFIMKNKLEGVYNAVSPYPVSNKELIKTIANTIKMPCFLPNVPKFVMKLVLGEMHQILFASQNVSARKILNKGFQFKYASLDKALQNILK, encoded by the coding sequence ATGAAAGTTTTAATAACTGGAGCAACGGGTTTAATAGGTAATGAATTAGTAAAATTATTACTTCAAAATGGTGTTACAGTTCATTACTTGTCAACATCAAAAAGTAAATTAATTACTCAATCTAATTATAAAGGATATTATTGGAACCCTAAATCGGGACAAATAAATACTAATGCATTTGATGATGTAGAAGTGATAATTCACTTAGCAGGAGCAAGTGTTTCAAAAAGATGGACTCTTTCTTATAAAGAAGAAATTATAAATAGTAGAGTGCTTTCAACTAGATTATTGTTTCAAGCATTATCAAAAAATCAAAATCAAGTACAACATATTATTTCAGCTTCTGCTATAGGAATTTATCCAAGTAGTTTGACGAATGTGTATCAAGAAGATAATAAACAAGTAGACAATTCTTTTTTAGGAGAAGTAGTTGCTAAATGGGAAAACGAAGTTTCAGTTTTTGAACGATTAGGAATAAAAGTGTCAAAAGTAAGAATCGGACTCGTATTAGCGCAAAATGGAGGAGCATTAAAAGAAATGTTGAGACCTATAAAATTAGGATTGGGATCAGCGTTTGGAAACGGAAATCAATATCAATCATGGATACATATTAATGATTTGACACAGATTTTTTACTTTATTATGAAAAATAAATTAGAAGGTGTTTATAATGCTGTTTCTCCTTATCCTGTATCTAATAAAGAGCTAATAAAAACTATTGCAAACACTATAAAAATGCCTTGTTTTTTACCAAATGTTCCAAAGTTTGTTATGAAACTTGTTTTAGGAGAAATGCATCAAATTTTATTTGCTAGTCAAAATGTAAGTGCAAGAAAAATATTAAATAAAGGGTTTCAGTTCAAATATGCTTCTTTAGATAAAGCATTACAAAATATATTAAAATAA
- a CDS encoding DUF4442 domain-containing protein — translation MKFTPSKLNTFMFFKLPSAFWSGVRVQKIVKEECLVTVKHRWFNQNPFKSMYFAVQAMAAEFTTGALVMYQVKESGKSISMLVANNKSTFTKKATGRITFKCNQGNLIKETIQKAIETKEGQTIWLTSIGSNEKGEQVSEMQFEWAIKVRG, via the coding sequence ATGAAATTTACACCATCAAAGCTAAATACATTTATGTTTTTCAAATTACCATCTGCTTTTTGGAGTGGTGTTAGAGTACAAAAAATAGTAAAAGAAGAATGTTTAGTAACAGTTAAACACAGATGGTTTAATCAAAACCCATTTAAATCAATGTATTTTGCAGTGCAGGCTATGGCAGCAGAATTTACAACAGGAGCACTTGTAATGTATCAAGTAAAAGAAAGCGGAAAAAGTATATCAATGTTAGTCGCTAATAATAAAAGTACATTTACAAAAAAAGCAACAGGAAGAATTACATTTAAATGTAATCAAGGAAATTTAATCAAGGAAACTATTCAAAAAGCAATTGAAACAAAAGAAGGACAAACAATATGGCTAACATCAATTGGTAGTAATGAAAAAGGTGAACAAGTATCAGAAATGCAATTTGAATGGGCAATAAAAGTTAGAGGATAG
- a CDS encoding DUF4870 domain-containing protein has protein sequence MRTSNEKSLGSLIHLSTLSQYIIPLGNYIFPLLLWTTRKEKSDFIDHNGKQALNFQLSILLYSLIAIIISIPTFIFWLINTIEKLEMNNQVITMREVITTQNITGMVLLGLIALILIAFLKLSEFFLIIYASVKSANGEQYNYPLTIKFIK, from the coding sequence ATGAGAACATCAAATGAAAAAAGTCTAGGTTCATTAATACACTTAAGTACATTGAGCCAATACATTATTCCTCTAGGAAATTACATCTTTCCTTTATTACTATGGACAACTAGAAAAGAAAAGTCTGATTTTATAGATCATAATGGAAAACAAGCCTTGAATTTTCAACTAAGTATTTTATTGTATTCTCTTATTGCAATAATTATTTCAATACCAACTTTTATATTTTGGTTAATTAATACAATAGAAAAATTAGAAATGAACAATCAAGTAATAACTATGAGAGAAGTGATAACGACTCAAAATATTACAGGAATGGTACTATTAGGATTAATCGCCCTAATTTTAATTGCCTTTCTTAAGTTAAGTGAGTTCTTTTTAATTATATATGCTTCGGTTAAAAGCGCTAATGGAGAACAATATAATTATCCGTTAACAATAAAATTTATAAAATAG
- a CDS encoding PadR family transcriptional regulator, whose product MNIENTKAQMRKGVLEFCILSVLKEKDAYTSEILETLKNAKLLVVEGTVYPLLTRLKNDGLLNYRWEESTSGPPRKYYGLTDVGQEFLNELNSTWTELSDAVNIITQPSQN is encoded by the coding sequence ATGAACATTGAAAACACAAAAGCTCAAATGAGAAAAGGTGTTTTAGAGTTCTGCATACTTTCTGTATTGAAAGAAAAAGATGCATATACTTCTGAAATTCTAGAGACTCTAAAAAATGCCAAATTATTAGTTGTTGAAGGTACAGTTTATCCTTTATTAACTAGATTAAAAAACGATGGTCTATTAAATTATCGTTGGGAAGAATCAACATCTGGTCCACCTAGAAAATACTATGGATTAACCGATGTAGGACAAGAATTTTTAAATGAATTAAATAGCACCTGGACAGAATTGTCTGACGCTGTAAATATAATAACACAACCTAGCCAAAACTAA
- a CDS encoding PspC domain-containing protein, with product MNKTISINLGGFFFHIDEDAYQKLTRYFDAVKRSLSPEGRDEIINDIESRIAELFQERLKNESQVISLKEIDEVITIMGQPEDYKIDEETTYSSFSQSNSKSSNSKSRRLYRDKDNAILGGVASGFGHYFNIDPLWIRILFIISPFISFGTSLVIYLILWILIPEALTTSQKLEMKGEPINISNIEKKVKEGIDDIASKINNLDHQKISNTAKTGVSQIGNTLSTLFLSIFKVMAKIIGVFIVFFASMTLLSIIIGGIFMIFSSSLPDTFIFNHFHTPFDFDIPMWIQGILLILSIGIPVFFLLILGLKLLVTNMKSIGNYFKYSLLAIWIVSIICVSYLGVVQATAIGFDGKTVKKEQVFMQPTDTLFVRMQYNNYYAKSINERERGKYTHDENNNEIIYSTKVRVHFLKTDENIPFIQIEKSATGKSHNDAKNRSEKIKYNFDIQSNRINLDNYFTTNFKNKFRDQEVNVYIYLPKGTYVKPDMYVKNYDRSDNDFFDLKHDSNYVYKVEEYDVKCQNCPNDDDDDININDSINENVSIRMNDKELKIKATNDEVNIQLK from the coding sequence ATGAACAAAACAATAAGTATAAATTTAGGAGGTTTCTTTTTCCATATAGACGAAGATGCTTATCAAAAATTAACACGCTATTTTGATGCTGTTAAACGTTCTCTTTCACCAGAAGGTAGAGATGAGATTATAAATGATATTGAAAGTAGAATTGCTGAACTTTTTCAAGAAAGACTTAAAAATGAAAGTCAAGTTATTAGCTTAAAAGAAATCGACGAAGTAATTACTATTATGGGGCAACCTGAAGATTATAAAATTGATGAAGAAACAACGTATTCAAGTTTTTCTCAATCAAATTCAAAATCTTCAAACTCAAAAAGTAGAAGATTATATAGAGATAAAGATAATGCTATTTTAGGAGGTGTTGCATCTGGTTTTGGTCACTATTTCAATATTGATCCATTATGGATTAGAATATTATTTATTATCTCTCCATTCATTAGTTTTGGAACTTCATTAGTAATTTACTTAATCCTTTGGATTTTAATACCAGAAGCTTTAACAACTTCTCAAAAATTAGAAATGAAAGGAGAACCTATTAATATTTCAAATATTGAAAAAAAAGTAAAAGAAGGAATTGATGATATTGCAAGTAAAATAAATAATTTAGATCATCAAAAAATATCAAATACTGCTAAAACAGGCGTGAGTCAAATTGGGAACACATTAAGCACTCTTTTTCTAAGTATTTTTAAAGTAATGGCAAAAATTATTGGTGTATTCATTGTTTTCTTTGCATCAATGACATTATTAAGTATAATCATAGGTGGTATTTTTATGATCTTTTCATCATCATTACCTGATACTTTTATATTTAATCATTTTCATACTCCATTTGATTTCGACATTCCTATGTGGATTCAAGGAATATTATTAATATTAAGCATAGGAATTCCAGTATTCTTTTTACTAATTCTTGGGTTAAAACTATTAGTAACAAATATGAAATCTATAGGAAACTATTTTAAATATTCGCTTTTAGCAATTTGGATTGTTTCTATCATTTGTGTATCATATTTAGGTGTCGTACAAGCTACTGCAATAGGTTTTGATGGGAAAACAGTAAAAAAAGAGCAAGTTTTTATGCAACCAACAGACACATTATTTGTTAGAATGCAATACAATAATTATTATGCTAAAAGCATTAATGAAAGAGAAAGAGGAAAATACACACATGATGAAAATAATAATGAAATCATTTATTCTACTAAAGTAAGAGTACATTTTCTTAAAACAGATGAGAACATTCCTTTTATTCAAATAGAAAAATCTGCAACAGGAAAATCTCATAACGATGCTAAGAACAGATCCGAAAAAATAAAGTATAATTTTGACATTCAATCAAATAGAATTAACTTAGACAATTATTTCACAACTAATTTTAAAAATAAATTTAGAGATCAAGAAGTTAATGTTTATATCTATTTACCAAAAGGGACTTATGTAAAACCAGATATGTACGTAAAAAACTATGACAGATCTGACAATGACTTTTTCGATCTTAAACATGATAGTAATTATGTTTATAAAGTTGAAGAATATGATGTAAAATGCCAAAATTGTCCAAATGATGATGACGATGATATTAACATCAATGACTCTATAAATGAAAATGTTTCTATAAGAATGAATGACAAAGAATTAAAAATCAAAGCCACTAACGATGAAGTAAACATTCAATTAAAATAA
- a CDS encoding GIN domain-containing protein, with protein sequence MIKLIIQITKVIITVITVLLLQSCVNVEWNSETISGNGKVVTVNRTIAEKFNSVSAQTGLNVIIEQANTVNIEVQADDNLQDHIFTTVKDGVLEVYSDVNIKNAEAKNIYIKTSNLEEIRSSSGANVKSDNKLEFKNLELHSSSGSTILVEVDSDILSCESSSGSSLEVKGKTNILNTESSSGSNINLENLIAQNGKSSSSSGSSTTLNVVNQLKADASSGSSIEFISKPNSLIVDKSSGGSVSQK encoded by the coding sequence ATGATAAAATTAATTATTCAAATTACAAAAGTTATCATCACGGTTATAACAGTATTATTACTTCAATCGTGTGTAAACGTAGAATGGAATAGTGAAACTATATCTGGAAATGGTAAGGTTGTAACTGTAAATAGAACTATAGCAGAAAAATTTAATTCTGTTTCTGCACAAACTGGTTTAAATGTCATTATTGAACAAGCAAATACTGTAAACATTGAAGTACAAGCTGATGATAATTTACAAGATCATATTTTCACTACTGTAAAAGACGGTGTTTTAGAAGTATATTCAGATGTAAATATTAAAAATGCTGAAGCAAAAAACATTTATATCAAAACATCAAATTTAGAAGAAATTAGATCTAGTAGTGGAGCAAATGTAAAGAGTGATAATAAACTAGAATTTAAAAATTTAGAATTACATTCAAGCAGCGGAAGTACTATTTTAGTAGAAGTAGATTCAGATATATTATCTTGTGAAAGCAGCAGTGGAAGCTCTCTTGAAGTAAAAGGAAAAACAAATATCCTTAATACAGAATCATCAAGTGGAAGCAACATTAATTTAGAAAATCTTATTGCTCAAAATGGAAAATCAAGTTCTTCTAGCGGAAGCTCAACAACTCTAAATGTTGTTAATCAATTAAAAGCCGATGCTTCAAGCGGAAGTAGTATTGAATTTATTTCCAAACCAAATTCATTAATTGTAGACAAAAGTTCAGGCGGAAGTGTAAGCCAAAAATAA
- a CDS encoding GIN domain-containing protein: MKKITLLLLVFLTTTITFSQKKEKIKGSRVITHTIKEVESFENIEVEDNVEIFLVKADTSSIEIEADDNLHDVIDFSVVANTLRITTLKNVSSSKKFSIRVNYAADLKQITAKNEARINALNELQLENVIVKNYDNSASFLNVNSTTFTLILNDKSEAEINVKAENTTLELSKNADLKALIASPEVKLDMYEKAKAKIEGDVSNLKIRLDNNAYLTANKFPAKSIELAIEGYAKCLINAVNDISISASGKTTIELLGEPKIDMKQFTNSATLYKKEN; encoded by the coding sequence ATGAAAAAAATCACATTATTACTTTTAGTATTCTTAACTACTACCATTACTTTTTCTCAGAAAAAAGAAAAGATTAAAGGATCAAGAGTTATAACGCACACAATAAAAGAAGTAGAAAGCTTTGAAAATATTGAAGTAGAAGACAATGTAGAAATCTTTTTAGTAAAAGCTGATACTTCTTCTATAGAAATTGAAGCAGATGATAATTTACATGATGTTATAGACTTTTCAGTTGTTGCTAACACATTACGAATTACTACATTAAAAAATGTAAGTAGCTCAAAAAAATTCTCTATAAGAGTTAATTATGCTGCTGACTTAAAACAAATTACAGCAAAAAACGAAGCAAGAATTAACGCATTAAATGAATTACAATTAGAAAATGTAATTGTAAAAAATTATGATAATTCAGCTTCTTTTTTAAACGTAAACTCTACTACTTTTACCTTAATCTTGAATGATAAATCTGAAGCTGAAATCAACGTAAAAGCTGAAAACACTACTCTAGAATTAAGCAAAAATGCCGATTTAAAAGCTTTAATAGCTTCTCCAGAAGTAAAATTAGATATGTATGAAAAAGCAAAGGCAAAAATTGAAGGCGATGTTTCTAATTTAAAAATAAGACTTGATAATAATGCTTATTTAACTGCGAATAAATTTCCTGCAAAATCAATTGAATTAGCAATTGAAGGATATGCTAAATGTTTAATTAATGCTGTTAATGACATTTCAATTTCTGCTTCAGGAAAAACAACTATTGAACTATTAGGCGAGCCAAAAATTGATATGAAACAATTTACAAATAGTGCAACTCTTTATAAAAAAGAAAACTAA